A window from Drosophila nasuta strain 15112-1781.00 chromosome 3, ASM2355853v1, whole genome shotgun sequence encodes these proteins:
- the LOC132790346 gene encoding LOW QUALITY PROTEIN: heat shock factor protein (The sequence of the model RefSeq protein was modified relative to this genomic sequence to represent the inferred CDS: deleted 2 bases in 1 codon) has product MSKKRATLKAVQLKHESTDEEEDDEDLEQQQKQRSRRTMHTVGETGAGSGVPAFLAKLWRLVDDPDTNNLICWSKDGRSFIIQNQAQFARELLPLNYKHNNMASFIRQLNMYGFHKITSIENGGLRFDRDEIEFSHPCFKRNYPYLLDHIKRKISNTKSVDEKSVLKQETVSKVLSDVKAMRGRQDNLDSRFSVMKQENEALWREIASLRQKHAKQQQIVNKLIQFLISIVQPSRNMSGVKRHMQLMINDTPENARQRNASESESESGPVIHELSEELLDEVMNPNSPYAKHYDAESVSPLAMERPRSNISVSSSQNYDYSNQSAEDFIAGQLLSGNEVATNAARSPTGQQVLYTVTEAPESHVSEHNIQPGASSPFSGDEQVNVLTTPMVREQEARNRQMLKEKNKQRRRLADIAEQSPLDVDVSSKSPRTRSPAKEQLQVMPQPLLVKTEPDLASVGGDMPSLLDQPETSSTDLYNVNFLSNDMPTNIFEDDSLMSATGIDDQANKLDQQQQFGLTTVSNGKFANVPVTFELAGNNENPLVTDANLASTSKAAAAIKEDQQQQQQQQQQAMTVAKYTGDNVHETRLVDPTAFSIKLQDYDNYNEIFCGCCSDEVTGHLDNMQDELDTLKDLLRTEGVSIDQNMLLGASPMGVVGRMPLVQLTDEDLLLKLFNDSDVLDNYGLSFLNDNMGGDKKASSGSQLMAYQPNMYDLSDILDTDDSNKAGQEAAANGRQLQTQSSVLNTPQREL; this is encoded by the exons gATGGCCGCAgttttattatacaaaatcaGGCTCAATTTGCTCGCGAATTGTTGCCACTTAAttacaagcacaacaacatgGCCAGTTTTATACGGCAATTAAATATGT ATGGCTTTCATAAGATCACCTCGATTGAGAATGGTGGGCTTCGTTTTGATCGCGATGAAATTGAGTTTTCACATCCTTGCTTTAAGCGCAACTATCCGTATCTGTTGGATCACATCAAGCGCAAGATTTCCAACACTAAGAGTGTTGATGAGAAGAGCGTGTTAAAGCAGGAGACCGTGTCCAAGGTGCTGAGCGATGTAAAGGCAATGCGCGGACGTCAAGATAATTTGGACTCGCGGTTTTCCGTTATGAAACAGGAGAATGAGGCGCTCTGG AGAGAGATTGCCTCACTACGCCAGAAGCatgccaagcagcagcaaattgtCAACAAGCTGATACAGTTTCTCATCTCGATTGTGCAACCGTCTCGAAATATGTCTGGTGTTAAGCGTCACATGCAGCTAATGATTAACGATACACCGGAGAATGCTCGCCAGCGCAATGCGAGTGAATCGGAGAGCGAAAGCGGCCCTGTAATACATGAGCTCAGTGAAGAGCTGCTCGATGAGGTCATGAACCCGAACAGCCCCTATGCCAAGCACTATGATGCTGAAAGCGTTTCCCCACTCGCCATGGAGCGACCTCGGTCGAACATAAGCGTCAGTAGTTCgcaaaattatgattattcgAATCAGAGTGCTGAGGATTTCATTGCTGGTCAACTGTTGTCTGGCAACGAAGTGGCTACCAATGCAGCACGCTCGCCAACTGGCCAACAAGTTCTTTATACGGTCACCGAGGCACCCGAGTCCCATGTATCGGAACATAATATTCAGCCAGGTGCCAGTAGCCCGTTTAGCGGTGATGAGCAGGTGAATGTGTTAACAACGCCGATGGTACGTGAACAGGAGGCACGGAATCGTCAGATGCTTAAAGAGAAGAACAAGCAACGTCGTCGCTTGGCCGACATAGCAGAACAGTCGCCATTGGATGTGGATGTATCATCGAAGTCACCGCGCACTCGTTCACCAGCCAAGGAGCAGTTGCAGGTAATGCCACAGCCTTTGTTAGTGAAGACAGAACCAGACTTGGCTAGTGTAGGGGGCGACATGCCATCATTGCTAGATCAGCCAGAGACCAGCAGCACCGATCTATACAATGTGAACTTTCTTAGCAACGATATGCCCACTAACATATTTGAA GATGATTCATTAATGTCTGCTACTGGTATTGATGACCAAGCTAATAAGTTggatcagcagcaacaatttggCCTCACCACAGTTAGCAACGGCAAGTTTGCCAATGTGCCGGTTACCTTTGAATTGGCCGGCAACAATGAGAACCCTTTGGTGACCGATGCAAACTTGGCATCAACTTccaaagcagctgctgctatCAAGGaggatcaacaacaacaacaacagcagcagcagcaggcaatgACAGTGGCTAAGTATACCGGCGATAATGTGCACGAAACTCGGTTGGTTGACCCTACAGCCTTTAGCATTAAATTACAAGATTATGATAactataatgaaattttctgTGGCTGTTGCAGTGATGAGGTTACCGGACATTTGGATAACATGCAAGATGAATTGGATACGTTAAAAGATTTGTTACGCACCGAGGGCGTATCCATTGATCAAAACATGCTGTTGGGT GCCTCGCCCATGGGCGTTGTCGGCAGGATGCCTCTTGTGCAGCTAACCGACGAGGATCTGCTACTAAAG ttaTTTAACGACTCGGATGTGCTGGATAATTATGGTTTATCCTTTTTAAATGACAACATGGGCGGTGATAAGAAAG CTAGCTCTGGCTCCCAACTGATGGCCTATCAGCCCAATATGTATGATCTCTCTGACATTTTGGACACCGATGATAGCAACAAAGCAGGCCAGGAGGCAGCTGCCAATGGGCGTCAATTACAAACTCAAAGCTCTGTGCTAAATACACCGCAACGCGAATTGTAG